In one Denitratisoma sp. genomic region, the following are encoded:
- a CDS encoding FAD-linked oxidase C-terminal domain-containing protein: MNHPYPPHPPLPAALAEALSQRFDQRFSISQAVRDQHGRDESVHPTAAPDAVVFAESTEEVADAVRLCREHRVPIIPFGAGSSVEGHFLAIRGGVSIDLTRMNRVVAIHAEDLDASVQPGVTRKQLNAELHDTGLFFPIDPGADASLGGMAATRASGTNAVRYGTMRENVLGMTVVLADGRIIRTGGRAKKSSAGYDLTRLFIGSEGTLGIITELTVKLYPVPEAISSAVCAFPSVDAAVDTVIQTIQLGVPVARIELLDALTISAVNRYSKTDLKEAPMLFFEFHGSPTGVEEQATLVQELAASHGGMNFEWATRPEDRTRLWQARHDAYFACLQLKPGSRAFPTDVCVPISRLAECIRATNEDIARSSIPIPLFGHVGDGNFHLVVLIDPADPQEVAEAEKINHAVVKRALAMEGTCTGEHGVGIGKQKFLVAEHGEGAVDVMRALKHALDPENLLNPGKILP; encoded by the coding sequence ATGAATCACCCTTACCCACCCCATCCTCCTCTTCCGGCGGCCCTGGCCGAGGCCTTGTCGCAACGGTTCGACCAGCGGTTCTCGATCAGCCAGGCTGTGCGCGACCAGCATGGGCGTGACGAATCCGTGCATCCGACGGCGGCGCCGGACGCGGTGGTCTTTGCAGAATCCACCGAGGAGGTCGCAGACGCAGTCCGCCTGTGCCGCGAACACCGGGTACCAATCATCCCCTTCGGGGCCGGCAGTTCGGTGGAAGGCCACTTCCTCGCCATCCGAGGCGGCGTCAGCATCGACCTGACGCGTATGAACCGGGTCGTCGCCATCCATGCCGAGGACCTCGACGCCTCCGTCCAGCCCGGCGTCACCCGCAAGCAGTTGAACGCCGAGTTGCACGACACCGGCCTGTTCTTTCCCATCGACCCCGGCGCAGACGCTTCCTTGGGCGGCATGGCCGCCACGCGCGCCTCCGGCACCAATGCCGTGCGCTACGGCACCATGCGCGAGAACGTGCTCGGCATGACGGTGGTGCTGGCCGACGGCCGCATCATCCGTACCGGCGGACGGGCGAAGAAATCCTCCGCCGGCTACGACCTGACGCGCCTGTTCATCGGCTCGGAGGGTACGCTAGGCATCATCACCGAACTGACCGTGAAGCTGTACCCCGTGCCGGAGGCGATTTCCAGTGCGGTCTGCGCTTTCCCGAGCGTCGATGCCGCCGTCGACACGGTGATCCAGACGATCCAGCTCGGCGTGCCGGTGGCGCGCATCGAGTTGCTCGACGCCCTCACCATCTCCGCCGTGAACCGCTACAGCAAGACCGACTTGAAGGAAGCGCCGATGCTGTTCTTCGAGTTCCACGGTTCCCCCACCGGCGTCGAGGAGCAGGCAACCCTGGTGCAGGAACTCGCCGCCAGCCATGGTGGCATGAATTTCGAATGGGCCACCCGCCCGGAGGATCGCACCCGACTCTGGCAAGCCCGCCACGACGCCTACTTCGCCTGCCTGCAGCTGAAGCCCGGCTCGCGCGCCTTCCCCACCGACGTCTGCGTGCCGATCTCGCGCCTGGCCGAATGCATCCGCGCCACCAACGAGGACATCGCCCGCAGTTCGATCCCCATCCCCCTCTTCGGCCATGTCGGCGACGGCAACTTCCATCTAGTCGTGCTCATCGATCCGGCCGACCCGCAGGAGGTGGCGGAGGCCGAGAAAATCAACCATGCGGTCGTCAAGCGTGCGCTGGCCATGGAAGGCACCTGCACGGGCGAGCACGGCGTCGGCATCGGCAAGCAGAAATTCCTCGTGGCGGAACACGGCGAGGGTGCGGTCGACGTCATGCGCGCACTGAAGCATGCCCTCGATCCGGAAAACCTGCTCAACCCGGGCAAGATCCTCCCCTAG
- a CDS encoding class I SAM-dependent methyltransferase yields MATLKALAAQLLAWLLVAAGCIALGRPLAPSLSLAALQGALAVSIGVLMKSERWWIAIHLVFSPALVAALRLDLPPAFPLAVLAGLTFVFWTTFRGEVPLFLSSRATADALLALLPQHAGLQVVDLGAGTGGLLRRLAQARPDARFTGIEHAPLPYLAARLNARGMGNLVIERSDLWRRPLAGQDVVFAFLSPRVMPRLWEKARAEMRPGTLLVSSCFPVPDTPPEQVVEVADRRGTRLYCYRM; encoded by the coding sequence TTGGCGACACTCAAGGCGCTAGCTGCACAACTGCTGGCCTGGCTGCTGGTCGCCGCGGGCTGCATCGCCCTCGGCCGGCCGCTCGCACCGTCGCTGTCTCTGGCCGCCCTCCAGGGCGCCCTCGCCGTGAGCATCGGTGTCCTGATGAAGTCGGAACGCTGGTGGATCGCCATCCATCTGGTCTTTTCGCCGGCGCTCGTCGCCGCGCTGCGGCTGGATCTGCCACCGGCGTTCCCGCTCGCCGTGCTGGCGGGACTGACTTTTGTTTTCTGGACGACGTTTCGCGGCGAAGTGCCGCTGTTCCTCTCCAGCCGCGCCACTGCCGACGCCCTGCTCGCCCTGTTGCCGCAGCACGCCGGCCTGCAGGTCGTCGACCTCGGCGCCGGTACAGGCGGACTGCTGCGGCGGCTGGCACAGGCGCGCCCGGATGCCCGCTTCACCGGCATCGAGCATGCGCCCCTGCCCTATCTTGCTGCCCGGCTGAACGCGCGCGGAATGGGAAACCTCGTCATCGAACGCAGCGACCTGTGGCGCCGCCCGCTCGCCGGTCAGGACGTTGTCTTCGCCTTTCTGTCGCCCCGGGTAATGCCGCGCCTGTGGGAGAAGGCCCGAGCCGAAATGCGCCCAGGCACCCTGCTGGTCAGCAGCTGCTTTCCGGTCCCGGATACGCCCCCTGAGCAAGTGGTCGAGGTGGCTGACCGGCGCGGCACAAGGCTGTACTGCTACAGGATGTAA
- a CDS encoding indolepyruvate ferredoxin oxidoreductase family protein, whose product MAETATPVRSEPTSDTTLDTKYTLESGRVYLTGTQALARLPMMQRERDRAAGLNTAGFISGYRGSPLGGLDQTLWRARKHLDAHHIRFRPGVNEDLAATAIWGTQQVNLFPGAKYDGVFSMWYGKGPGVDRCGDVFRHANAAGTSQFGGVLAVAGDDHAARSSTVAHQTEHIFKAVMMPVLAPSGVQDYLDLGLHGWAMSRYSGCWVAFKAVADTIESSASVYVDPHRVGIALPDYPLPPGGLNIRWPDDRLVQEERLLHHKLYAALAYARTNKLNQIVIDSPNPRLGIITCGKSYLDVRQAFDDLGIDDRLAAEIGIRLYKVGMVWPLESEGVRHFAEGLEEILVVEEKRQLLEYQLKEELYNWREDVRPRVIGKFDEKGEWAQPHAEWLLPACGELTPAMIARVIAARIGRYVTSERIQARLAFLEAKEQALAKTAVATQRIPHFCSGCPHNTSTRVPEGSRALAGIGCHFMATWMNRSTATFSHMGGEGAAWVGQAPFTETRHVFANLGDGTYFHSGLLAIRQAVAAGHPITYKILYNDAVAMTGGQPVDGSLSVPQMAHQLAAEGVKRIVVVTDGTERAYTAADLPQGVPMRHRDELDLVQRELREFPGISALIYDQTCAAEKRRRRKRGKFPDPARRVFINEAVCEGCGDCSEQSNCLSVVPVDTEFGRKRAIDQSACNKDYTCLKGFCPSFVTVEGGRLKKGKAIAVDESGFAALPEPRIAETKEPWGILITGVGGTGVITLGAMIGMAAHLDGKGVTALDMTGLAQKFGAVFSHVRIAERPEDIHAVRVAAGEANAVIGGDIVVSANPEALAKMKAGFTRTVVNCAATPTAEFIRNPDWQFPLEKMQQTIVEAAGEGRADFIDANGLATALMGDAIFGNLFLLGHAWQQGLVPVSLASVHKAIELNGVAVEANLKAFLWGRRAAHDRAAVERFARPAAVVELPREQKLDDLVARRTAYLTDYQDAGYAGRYRALVDKVRAAETPLVSTRLTEAVAKNYFKLLAVKDEYEVARLHADPAFHAKIAATFEGDYTLHFHLAPPLLAKADPVTGRPLKRAYGPWMLGVFRWLAKLKFLRGGALDVFSKTVERRLERELIAEYERDIATALARLDASNLDAAVALAALPEQIRGFGHVKLRSVEAARNQREALLAWLNGAAATTAKAA is encoded by the coding sequence ATGGCGGAGACCGCCACCCCGGTTCGTTCAGAGCCGACAAGCGACACCACGCTCGACACCAAGTACACCCTGGAATCCGGCCGCGTATATCTCACCGGCACCCAGGCGCTCGCCCGCCTGCCGATGATGCAACGCGAACGCGATCGCGCCGCAGGCCTGAACACTGCCGGCTTCATCTCCGGCTATCGCGGCTCGCCGCTGGGCGGCCTCGACCAGACGCTGTGGCGCGCGAGGAAGCACCTCGACGCCCACCACATCCGGTTCCGGCCGGGCGTCAATGAAGACCTCGCCGCGACGGCCATCTGGGGCACGCAGCAGGTCAACCTCTTCCCCGGCGCGAAATACGACGGGGTATTCTCGATGTGGTACGGCAAGGGGCCGGGCGTCGACCGCTGCGGCGACGTCTTCCGCCATGCCAACGCCGCCGGCACGTCGCAGTTCGGCGGCGTGCTGGCAGTGGCCGGCGACGACCACGCCGCGCGCTCGTCCACCGTGGCGCACCAGACCGAGCACATCTTCAAGGCGGTCATGATGCCGGTGCTGGCGCCCTCCGGCGTGCAGGACTACCTCGACCTCGGTCTGCACGGCTGGGCGATGTCGCGCTACTCGGGCTGCTGGGTGGCGTTCAAGGCGGTGGCCGACACCATCGAGTCCTCCGCCTCGGTGTACGTCGACCCGCACCGGGTCGGCATCGCGCTGCCGGACTACCCGCTGCCGCCGGGCGGCCTCAACATCCGCTGGCCCGACGACCGCCTGGTGCAGGAAGAGCGCCTGCTGCACCACAAGCTCTACGCCGCGCTGGCCTACGCCCGTACGAACAAACTGAACCAGATCGTTATCGACAGCCCGAACCCGCGCCTGGGGATCATCACCTGCGGCAAGTCCTACCTCGACGTGCGCCAGGCCTTCGACGACCTCGGCATCGACGACCGGCTCGCCGCCGAGATCGGCATCCGCCTCTACAAGGTCGGCATGGTGTGGCCGCTCGAGTCCGAGGGCGTGCGACATTTCGCCGAGGGGCTGGAGGAGATCCTTGTCGTTGAGGAGAAGCGCCAATTGCTCGAGTACCAGCTCAAGGAGGAGCTCTACAACTGGCGCGAGGACGTGCGCCCGCGCGTCATCGGCAAGTTCGACGAAAAGGGCGAGTGGGCGCAGCCCCACGCCGAATGGCTGCTGCCGGCCTGCGGCGAACTGACGCCGGCGATGATCGCCCGCGTCATCGCCGCGCGCATCGGTCGCTACGTCACCTCGGAGCGCATCCAGGCGCGCCTGGCCTTCCTCGAAGCCAAGGAACAGGCGCTGGCGAAGACCGCCGTCGCCACGCAGCGCATCCCGCATTTCTGCTCGGGCTGCCCGCACAACACCTCGACGCGCGTGCCCGAGGGCAGTCGCGCGCTGGCCGGCATCGGCTGCCACTTCATGGCGACCTGGATGAACCGCTCCACCGCCACCTTCTCGCACATGGGCGGCGAGGGCGCCGCCTGGGTCGGCCAGGCGCCGTTCACCGAGACGCGCCATGTCTTCGCCAACCTCGGCGACGGCACCTATTTCCATTCCGGCCTGCTGGCGATCCGCCAGGCAGTGGCGGCTGGGCATCCGATCACCTACAAGATCCTCTACAACGACGCCGTCGCCATGACCGGCGGCCAGCCGGTGGACGGCAGCCTCAGCGTGCCGCAGATGGCGCACCAGCTCGCGGCCGAGGGCGTGAAACGCATCGTCGTCGTCACCGACGGCACCGAGCGCGCCTACACGGCGGCCGACCTGCCGCAGGGCGTGCCGATGCGCCACCGCGACGAGCTCGACCTCGTCCAGCGCGAGCTGAGGGAGTTTCCCGGAATCTCGGCGCTGATCTACGACCAGACCTGCGCAGCGGAGAAACGCCGCCGCAGGAAGCGCGGCAAGTTCCCCGACCCGGCGCGGCGCGTCTTCATCAACGAGGCGGTGTGCGAGGGCTGCGGCGACTGTTCCGAGCAATCCAACTGCCTGTCGGTGGTGCCGGTGGACACCGAATTCGGCCGCAAGCGCGCCATCGACCAGTCCGCCTGCAACAAGGACTACACCTGCCTGAAGGGCTTCTGCCCCAGCTTCGTCACCGTAGAGGGCGGCCGCCTGAAGAAGGGCAAGGCCATTGCGGTCGACGAGAGCGGCTTTGCCGCCCTGCCCGAGCCGCGCATCGCCGAAACGAAAGAGCCGTGGGGCATCCTCATCACCGGCGTCGGCGGCACCGGCGTCATCACCCTCGGCGCCATGATCGGCATGGCGGCGCACCTCGACGGCAAGGGCGTCACCGCGCTCGACATGACGGGGCTGGCGCAGAAGTTCGGCGCCGTCTTCTCGCACGTGCGCATCGCCGAACGGCCGGAGGACATCCACGCCGTGCGCGTGGCGGCGGGCGAGGCCAACGCCGTGATCGGCGGAGACATCGTCGTCTCGGCCAACCCCGAGGCGCTTGCGAAGATGAAGGCCGGCTTCACACGCACCGTCGTCAACTGCGCGGCGACGCCGACCGCCGAGTTCATCCGCAATCCCGACTGGCAGTTCCCGCTCGAGAAGATGCAACAAACCATCGTGGAAGCAGCCGGTGAGGGGCGCGCCGACTTCATCGACGCCAACGGCTTGGCCACCGCGCTGATGGGCGACGCCATCTTCGGCAACTTGTTCCTGCTCGGTCATGCCTGGCAGCAAGGCCTGGTGCCGGTCTCCCTCGCCTCCGTTCACAAGGCCATCGAGCTCAACGGCGTGGCAGTGGAAGCCAACCTCAAGGCCTTCCTCTGGGGCCGGCGCGCCGCCCATGACCGTGCCGCCGTAGAGCGTTTTGCCCGCCCGGCCGCGGTGGTCGAACTGCCGAGGGAGCAGAAGCTGGACGATCTCGTCGCCCGGCGCACCGCCTACCTCACCGACTACCAGGACGCTGGCTACGCCGGGCGCTACCGGGCGCTGGTCGACAAGGTGCGCGCAGCGGAAACGCCACTCGTCTCGACACGGCTCACCGAAGCGGTGGCGAAAAACTACTTCAAGCTGCTGGCGGTGAAGGACGAGTACGAAGTGGCGCGGCTGCATGCTGATCCGGCCTTTCACGCCAAAATCGCCGCCACCTTCGAGGGCGACTACACGCTCCACTTCCACCTGGCGCCGCCGTTGCTGGCTAAGGCGGATCCCGTCACGGGCCGGCCGCTGAAGCGCGCCTACGGGCCGTGGATGCTCGGAGTGTTCCGCTGGCTGGCGAAGCTGAAGTTCCTGCGCGGCGGCGCGCTCGACGTCTTCAGTAAGACGGTGGAACGCCGCCTGGAGCGGGAACTGATCGCCGAGTACGAACGGGACATCGCCACAGCGCTGGCCAGACTCGATGCATCAAACCTCGACGCCGCCGTCGCGCTGGCCGCCCTGCCCGAGCAGATCCGCGGCTTCGGCCACGTCAAGCTGCGCTCGGTGGAGGCCGCGCGGAATCAGCGCGAGGCGCTGCTGGCCTGGCTGAATGGAGCGGCGGCAACCACCGCCAAAGCAGCCTGA
- a CDS encoding malonic semialdehyde reductase, with product MAAPLPSSALDSLFLQARTHNAWQDKPVDDTLLKQVWDISRMGPTSANCSPMRVVFVKSPEAKARLQPALMEGNRAKTMAAPVTAIFGNDSRFYDLLPKLFPHTDARAWFVGPGKETIATTTAFRNGTLQAAYFMLAARALGLDCGPMSGFDNAIVDREFFPDGRTKSNFICSLGYGDPTALFPRSPRLEFHEACSIA from the coding sequence ATGGCTGCTCCGCTCCCCTCTTCCGCCCTCGACAGCCTGTTCCTTCAGGCCCGCACCCACAATGCCTGGCAGGACAAGCCGGTCGACGACACCCTGTTGAAGCAGGTCTGGGACATCTCCCGCATGGGGCCAACCTCGGCTAACTGCAGCCCGATGCGGGTTGTGTTCGTTAAATCCCCTGAAGCCAAAGCCAGGTTGCAACCGGCGCTAATGGAAGGCAACCGGGCGAAGACAATGGCAGCCCCAGTGACGGCCATCTTCGGCAACGACAGCCGGTTCTACGATCTGCTGCCCAAGCTGTTTCCGCATACCGACGCCCGCGCCTGGTTCGTCGGTCCCGGCAAGGAAACCATCGCCACCACCACCGCGTTCCGCAACGGCACGCTGCAGGCCGCCTACTTCATGCTCGCCGCCCGGGCGCTCGGGCTCGACTGCGGCCCCATGTCCGGCTTTGACAACGCAATCGTCGACCGCGAGTTCTTCCCGGACGGCCGGACCAAGTCGAACTTCATCTGCAGTCTAGGCTATGGCGATCCCACCGCCCTATTCCCGCGCAGCCCGAGGCTGGAATTCCATGAAGCATGCAGCATTGCGTAA